A single Streptococcus thermophilus DNA region contains:
- the holA gene encoding DNA polymerase III subunit delta, which produces MIAMETIEKLSREKLPKITVLAGEDLGQYSQAKEKFLKQIGFDSSDLTYSYFDMSETDYQDAELDLESMPFFADEKVVIFDHFADMTTAKKSYLDEKALKRLENYLQSPVETTRLVLMASGKLDGKRRLVKLLKRDALVLEANSLKDTELRTYFQKQAHQEGLTFDKGVFEELLVKSSFDFSDIQKNLAFLKGYKTEGNISSQDITEAIPKSLQDNIFDMTQLLLRGQIQDVRELVHDLRLQGEDEIKLIAVMLGQFRTYLQVKLLSAQGKSEQQIVSSLSDYLSRKVNPFQVRYAIRDSRHLSVAFLKTTIKTLVETDYQIKTGTLDKDYLLDLALLKIASNS; this is translated from the coding sequence ATGATTGCTATGGAAACGATTGAAAAGCTGAGCAGAGAAAAACTTCCTAAGATAACTGTCTTGGCTGGCGAGGATTTAGGTCAGTATAGTCAAGCTAAAGAAAAATTTTTAAAACAAATTGGATTTGATTCAAGCGACTTGACCTATTCCTATTTTGATATGTCCGAGACTGATTATCAGGATGCTGAACTCGATTTGGAAAGTATGCCTTTTTTTGCAGATGAAAAGGTAGTTATTTTTGATCATTTCGCAGATATGACGACTGCTAAAAAGTCTTATCTAGATGAAAAAGCATTGAAACGTCTTGAAAATTATCTTCAATCACCTGTAGAAACAACACGTCTTGTATTAATGGCTTCTGGAAAGCTCGATGGGAAGCGTCGGTTGGTTAAACTCCTAAAACGTGATGCTTTGGTACTTGAAGCTAACTCTTTAAAGGATACAGAGCTTAGAACTTATTTTCAAAAACAGGCACATCAAGAGGGACTCACTTTTGATAAAGGGGTATTTGAGGAACTCTTAGTCAAGTCAAGTTTTGATTTTTCAGATATTCAAAAGAATCTGGCGTTTTTAAAAGGATATAAAACTGAAGGGAATATCTCATCGCAAGACATTACGGAGGCTATTCCTAAAAGTTTACAAGATAACATTTTTGATATGACTCAACTTCTTTTGAGAGGACAGATTCAAGATGTTCGTGAATTGGTTCATGATTTACGATTGCAAGGAGAAGATGAGATTAAGTTGATTGCTGTTATGTTGGGACAATTCCGCACCTATCTGCAAGTCAAATTGTTATCTGCTCAAGGTAAAAGCGAGCAACAAATTGTTTCAAGTCTTTCAGACTATCTAAGTCGGAAAGTTAATCCATTTCAGGTTCGCTATGCTATAAGAGATAGTCGTCATTTATCAGTTGCATTTTTAAAGACAACGATTAAGACTCTGGTTGAGACAGACTACCAGATAAAAACAGGAACTTTAGATAAAGATTATCTACTTGATTTAGCACTTTTAAAAATAGCGTCAAACAGCTAA
- a CDS encoding serine hydrolase, which yields MVVKSPCFLYYYSLNYNWYEKKKKYSSEKYSGSRQKTKYKKKDSLKQDLQKDVKKDSKDSKKDVERSDEKNNKKDKKKVSKKSVEKKPVEETSVPVGHKEKEEKTETLLLRSKRSKKSRAKSFSDDKKPYLILILLGVVVILVFVAMLALAGRGKQAGHTGDLGNIFGSNSKVTKKEDKKKEEKVTPTNKSAEAKKAVMEADADTMYANGLYYDYANMTLNQVVEAFMADQGIESSQIAFSYKNTKTNEQFSMNDTQPMTAGSTYKLPLNMLVMDEVNRGKLSLTERFDINNTEYEYQGEHDKYVASFGGAMTIPEMQEYSLVYSENTPAYALAERLGGMEKFYGMLDKYGKSKGKVKTIQMHGNKTTTDYYIQVLDYLWKHQENYKNILHYIGESFPNEYYKTYLPGLTIYQKPGYVREALNVDAIVMEDTPYMVAIYTGYLGGSTEESDEISGWGLQQLGMLAYVINEWHRVNMN from the coding sequence ATGGTTGTAAAATCTCCTTGCTTTTTGTACTATTATAGCTTAAACTATAATTGGTATGAAAAAAAGAAAAAATATTCAAGTGAAAAGTATAGTGGAAGCCGCCAAAAAACTAAATATAAGAAGAAAGATTCGCTAAAACAAGACCTTCAAAAAGACGTTAAGAAAGACAGTAAAGATAGTAAAAAAGATGTCGAAAGAAGCGACGAGAAGAATAACAAAAAAGATAAGAAAAAGGTTTCTAAAAAATCAGTAGAAAAGAAACCAGTTGAGGAAACATCGGTACCAGTAGGACACAAGGAAAAAGAAGAAAAAACTGAAACCTTATTACTTAGAAGTAAACGCTCTAAAAAATCTAGAGCGAAATCATTCAGTGATGATAAGAAACCTTATCTTATCTTAATTCTTCTGGGTGTAGTAGTTATTCTTGTGTTTGTTGCTATGCTTGCCTTAGCAGGGCGAGGAAAACAGGCTGGTCACACTGGGGACCTTGGGAACATTTTTGGTTCTAACTCTAAGGTAACTAAAAAAGAGGATAAGAAAAAAGAGGAAAAGGTAACTCCAACCAACAAGTCAGCTGAAGCTAAAAAAGCAGTCATGGAAGCAGATGCAGATACGATGTATGCTAATGGATTGTATTATGATTATGCTAACATGACATTGAACCAAGTGGTTGAAGCATTTATGGCTGATCAGGGAATCGAGTCTAGCCAAATTGCCTTCTCATATAAAAATACCAAGACAAATGAGCAATTCTCTATGAATGATACTCAGCCAATGACTGCAGGATCAACCTACAAATTGCCACTAAACATGCTTGTTATGGATGAGGTTAATAGAGGGAAGCTTTCTTTAACTGAACGTTTTGATATTAATAATACTGAATATGAATATCAAGGAGAACATGATAAGTATGTTGCCTCCTTTGGTGGTGCAATGACCATCCCAGAGATGCAAGAATATTCTCTAGTTTATTCTGAGAATACGCCTGCCTATGCATTGGCAGAACGTCTTGGCGGTATGGAAAAATTCTATGGCATGCTTGATAAATACGGTAAGTCAAAAGGGAAAGTTAAAACTATTCAAATGCATGGTAATAAGACAACAACGGATTATTACATCCAAGTCTTGGATTACCTTTGGAAACACCAAGAGAATTATAAGAATATTCTCCACTATATTGGTGAGTCTTTCCCAAATGAATACTACAAAACTTATCTTCCTGGTTTAACCATCTATCAAAAACCAGGCTACGTTCGTGAAGCACTCAACGTTGATGCTATTGTCATGGAAGATACACCTTATATGGTAGCAATCTATACCGGTTACCTTGGTGGTTCAACTGAGGAATCAGATGAAATTAGCGGTTGGGGTCTTCAACAATTGGGGATGCTCGCTTATGTTATTAATGAATGGCACCGTGTCAATATGAATTAA
- the sodA gene encoding superoxide dismutase SodA, with translation MAIILPDLPYAYDALEPYIDAETMTLHHDKHHATYVANANAALEKHPEIGEDLEALLADVEKIPADIRQALINNGGGHLNHALFWELLSPEKQEPTAEVAAAINEAFGSFEAFQEVFTTAATTRFGSGWAWLVVNAEGKLEVVSTPNQDTPISDGKKPILALDVWEHAYYLKYRNVRPNYIKAFFEIINWNKVAELYAEAK, from the coding sequence ATGGCTATTATCCTTCCAGATCTTCCTTACGCTTACGATGCTTTGGAACCATACATTGATGCTGAAACAATGACTCTTCATCATGACAAACACCATGCAACTTACGTGGCGAATGCTAATGCTGCGCTTGAAAAACACCCTGAAATTGGTGAGGACCTTGAAGCGCTTTTGGCTGATGTAGAAAAAATTCCAGCAGACATCCGTCAAGCACTTATTAACAATGGTGGTGGACATCTTAACCACGCACTTTTCTGGGAACTTTTGTCACCAGAAAAACAAGAACCAACTGCAGAAGTAGCAGCCGCTATTAACGAAGCATTCGGTTCATTTGAAGCTTTCCAAGAAGTTTTCACTACGGCAGCGACAACTCGTTTTGGTTCAGGGTGGGCATGGCTTGTGGTTAACGCAGAAGGTAAACTTGAAGTTGTTTCAACTCCCAACCAAGATACACCTATCTCAGACGGTAAAAAACCAATCTTGGCACTTGATGTTTGGGAACATGCTTACTACCTAAAATACCGTAACGTACGTCCAAACTACATCAAAGCCTTCTTTGAAATCATCAATTGGAATAAAGTTGCTGAGCTTTACGCAGAAGCTAAATAA
- the ppc gene encoding phosphoenolpyruvate carboxylase: MAFNKLESSNNQEIISEEVGILKELLDDATRGMAGEQGLTTIQHLVELYDEGDYEALTQAISEMTNDDMVVASRYFSLLPLLINISEDVDLAYEVNRKNNIDESYLGKLSETFDVVAESDNARDILENVNVVPVLTAHPTQVQRKTMLELTNHIHELLRKHRDVKDGLINKDKWYADLRRYVEIMMKTDIIREKKLKVKNEITNVMEYYNSSLIKAISKLSHEFKRLAVEKGIELDNPTPITMGMWIGGDRDGNPFVTAETLKLCATLQSEVILNYYIEKVVNLYRSFSLSSRLTEVSETVAEMAKLSPDTSVYRENEPYRRAFSYIQSKLIQTLLFFKAGNFSKERVAKRLSENVRLGSVSTGEVVADFVHDRLSQSLQAVSQQTTEFYETAEAFHDDLLAIKNSLLENDDSVLISGDFEELLQAVEVFGFYLATIDMRQDSSVHEACVAELLKSANIVDNYSELTEVEKVAVLLKELQEDPRTLSSTNVSKSETLEKELAIFRTARLLKDYLGEEVIKQHIISHTESVSDMFELAILLKEVGLVDTERARVQIVPLFETIEDLENSNEIMKQYLGYDIVKRWIKNSNNYQEIMLGYSDSNKDGGYLSSGWTLYKAQNELTKIGEERGIKITFFHGRGGTVGRGGGPSYDAITSQPFGTIKDRIRLTEQGEVIGNKYGNKDAAYYNLEMLVSATLDRMVTRQITDPDELVDFREIMDSIVQDSNGVYRDLVFGNEHFYEYFFEASPIKEVSSLNIGSRPAARKTITDISGLRAIPWVFSWSQNRIMLPGWYGVGSAFNHYIEAEEGNLEKLQHMFETWPFFRSLLSNVDMVLSKSDMNIAFHYAQLAESEEVRSVFNIILDEWQLTKNVILAIEKHDDFLEESPFLKASLDFRLPYFNVLNYIQIELIKRLRNNNLTDDEISLIHITINGIATGLRNSG; this comes from the coding sequence TTGGCTTTTAACAAATTGGAAAGCAGTAACAACCAGGAAATCATCTCTGAAGAAGTTGGTATCTTGAAAGAATTGTTGGATGATGCAACACGAGGCATGGCTGGTGAGCAAGGCCTCACGACTATCCAACATTTGGTTGAACTTTATGATGAAGGTGACTATGAGGCCCTTACACAAGCCATTTCAGAAATGACAAATGATGATATGGTCGTTGCATCACGTTATTTCTCTTTGTTACCTCTCTTGATTAATATCTCTGAGGACGTGGATTTGGCTTATGAAGTCAACCGAAAAAATAATATTGATGAATCTTATTTAGGTAAGTTGTCTGAAACCTTTGATGTTGTCGCTGAAAGCGACAATGCGCGTGACATTCTTGAAAATGTTAATGTCGTGCCGGTATTGACAGCTCACCCAACCCAGGTTCAACGTAAAACCATGCTTGAATTGACTAACCACATTCACGAACTTCTCCGTAAGCATCGTGACGTTAAGGATGGTCTTATTAATAAGGATAAATGGTATGCGGATTTGCGTCGTTATGTAGAGATTATGATGAAAACGGATATCATTCGTGAGAAGAAACTTAAAGTTAAAAACGAAATCACTAACGTTATGGAGTATTACAACTCCTCATTGATTAAGGCGATTAGCAAGCTATCGCACGAATTCAAACGTTTAGCGGTTGAAAAAGGTATCGAACTTGATAATCCAACACCTATTACAATGGGAATGTGGATTGGTGGTGACCGTGACGGGAACCCATTTGTAACGGCAGAAACTCTTAAACTTTGTGCGACATTACAAAGTGAAGTTATCCTCAATTACTATATTGAAAAAGTTGTTAACCTTTACCGCTCATTCTCACTCTCATCACGTTTGACTGAAGTTTCAGAAACAGTAGCAGAAATGGCGAAACTTTCTCCAGATACATCTGTCTACCGTGAAAACGAACCATACCGTCGTGCTTTCAGTTACATTCAATCTAAATTGATTCAGACGCTTCTTTTCTTCAAAGCAGGTAACTTTAGCAAGGAACGAGTTGCTAAGCGTCTTTCTGAAAATGTTCGTCTTGGCTCAGTCTCAACAGGTGAAGTAGTAGCTGATTTTGTGCATGACCGTCTCAGCCAAAGTCTTCAAGCTGTCTCACAACAAACTACCGAATTTTATGAAACAGCTGAAGCATTCCATGACGATCTTTTGGCAATTAAAAATTCACTTCTCGAAAATGATGATTCTGTCTTGATTTCCGGTGATTTCGAAGAGCTTCTTCAAGCTGTTGAGGTCTTTGGATTCTACCTTGCAACAATTGATATGCGTCAGGATTCAAGCGTTCATGAAGCTTGTGTGGCAGAGTTGCTTAAATCTGCAAACATTGTTGACAACTACAGTGAATTGACAGAGGTTGAAAAGGTTGCTGTTCTTCTCAAAGAATTGCAAGAAGATCCACGTACCTTATCATCAACAAATGTATCTAAGTCTGAAACGCTTGAAAAAGAATTAGCTATCTTCCGTACTGCTCGTCTTTTGAAGGACTATCTTGGTGAAGAAGTCATCAAACAACATATCATCTCTCACACTGAGAGCGTCTCAGATATGTTTGAGTTAGCCATCCTTCTTAAAGAAGTTGGTTTAGTTGATACTGAGCGTGCGCGTGTCCAAATCGTTCCACTGTTTGAAACCATCGAAGACTTGGAAAACTCTAATGAAATCATGAAACAATACCTTGGTTATGATATTGTTAAACGATGGATTAAGAATAGCAATAACTACCAAGAAATCATGTTGGGTTACTCAGATTCAAACAAAGATGGTGGTTACTTGTCTTCAGGTTGGACGCTTTACAAGGCTCAGAACGAATTGACCAAGATTGGTGAAGAGCGTGGCATTAAAATTACCTTCTTCCATGGCCGTGGTGGTACAGTTGGTCGTGGTGGTGGCCCATCTTACGATGCTATTACTTCTCAACCATTTGGTACTATTAAAGACCGTATCCGTTTGACGGAGCAAGGTGAGGTTATCGGTAATAAATATGGCAATAAGGATGCAGCTTACTACAATCTTGAAATGCTAGTTTCAGCTACGCTTGATCGCATGGTAACACGCCAAATTACTGATCCTGATGAATTGGTTGATTTCCGTGAAATTATGGATAGTATTGTTCAAGATTCTAATGGTGTTTATCGAGATCTTGTCTTCGGAAATGAACATTTCTATGAATACTTCTTTGAAGCAAGTCCAATCAAGGAAGTATCAAGTTTAAATATTGGTTCTCGTCCAGCTGCTCGTAAGACTATTACTGATATTTCAGGACTTCGTGCTATTCCTTGGGTATTCTCATGGTCACAAAACCGTATCATGTTACCAGGTTGGTATGGTGTGGGTTCTGCCTTTAATCACTATATTGAAGCTGAAGAAGGAAACCTTGAAAAACTTCAACACATGTTTGAAACATGGCCATTCTTCCGTTCACTTTTGTCTAACGTGGATATGGTGCTTTCAAAATCAGATATGAATATTGCCTTCCACTATGCACAGTTGGCAGAGAGTGAAGAAGTTCGTAGCGTCTTTAACATCATTTTGGATGAGTGGCAGCTGACTAAGAATGTCATTCTTGCTATTGAAAAACATGATGACTTCCTTGAAGAAAGCCCATTTCTTAAAGCGAGTTTGGATTTCCGATTGCCATACTTCAACGTCTTGAACTACATCCAAATTGAATTGATTAAACGGCTTCGTAATAATAATCTGACTGATGACGAAATTAGTCTTATTCATATTACTATCAATGGTATTGCAACAGGACTTCGAAACTCTGGTTAA
- a CDS encoding prepilin peptidase → MLSILYFFLGTSLGSFIGLICDRFPEKSIIFPRSHCNQCGHPLRFFEMIPILSQLFLRFKCRLCQSSIPYRYLFLELFCGGILLLYFYNYLDFGRTYLLFFSLCLTIFDLKNKSYPLLIWILGTLPLLCLGNHYLTFSLGISLAVLSYIKRLNIGEGDFLYLASVSLIFPFSKILIAIELACSFGLMYFLVRKNPNETVAFVPFLFISVLILTFM, encoded by the coding sequence ATGCTTAGTATTTTATATTTTTTTCTTGGTACCTCTTTAGGCTCGTTTATTGGATTGATTTGTGATCGTTTTCCTGAGAAGTCGATTATTTTTCCTAGAAGCCATTGCAATCAGTGTGGGCATCCGTTACGTTTTTTCGAAATGATTCCGATCCTATCACAACTTTTCTTAAGGTTCAAATGTCGGTTATGTCAAAGCTCTATCCCATACCGTTATCTCTTCTTGGAATTGTTTTGTGGAGGAATACTTCTTCTTTATTTCTATAACTACCTAGATTTTGGAAGAACCTATTTGCTTTTTTTCAGTCTTTGTCTAACTATTTTTGATTTAAAAAATAAATCATATCCCCTTCTAATTTGGATTCTTGGAACACTACCTCTCCTATGTTTGGGAAACCACTACCTCACTTTTAGCTTAGGAATAAGTTTAGCCGTTCTGTCATATATCAAACGTTTAAATATTGGTGAAGGTGATTTTCTCTATTTGGCCAGTGTCTCCCTCATTTTCCCATTTTCCAAAATACTAATAGCTATTGAACTAGCTTGCTCATTTGGGCTTATGTACTTCCTAGTACGTAAAAACCCTAATGAAACAGTCGCTTTTGTCCCATTTCTCTTTATTAGTGTTCTAATTCTTACCTTCATGTAA
- a CDS encoding DNA/RNA non-specific endonuclease has product MTFLCDIFRLLFALLLLVFTLGFGFSVDTSKQSLTVSSQVAQADENNGILAFNGQKQFVMEEKDQLGRAHSAHIQLQDKDESKNKRPGKIKYDPVGWHNYKFYYGDGKSKSWLMNRGHLIGYQFSGVNDEGKNLVPMTAWLNSGNYKGTDEGNQSGMLYYENRLDNWLVLHPNYWLDYKVTAIYSGYELLPRQVELQYVGIDSSGNLLEIKLGGDKETLDSQGVTHVVLDNQSPNAEINYADGTATNTVTEFTEAPSEPSSESSQVTEQPSSEPDPVQPTQEESRTAYVARHGRADVYWYDINSMPSNTNKANVVTMTEADALAQGKRHTSKE; this is encoded by the coding sequence ATTACCTTTTTGTGCGACATTTTTAGACTATTATTTGCTCTTCTTCTTTTAGTATTTACTTTAGGATTTGGATTTTCAGTTGATACTAGCAAACAATCGTTGACTGTAAGCTCTCAAGTAGCTCAAGCGGATGAGAACAATGGTATATTAGCTTTTAATGGTCAAAAGCAGTTTGTCATGGAGGAAAAGGACCAGTTAGGACGTGCCCACAGTGCTCATATACAGTTACAAGATAAGGACGAGTCAAAGAATAAACGCCCCGGTAAAATAAAATATGATCCTGTAGGATGGCATAACTATAAGTTTTATTATGGTGATGGTAAATCAAAATCTTGGTTAATGAATCGAGGACATTTGATTGGCTATCAGTTTTCTGGTGTCAATGACGAGGGCAAGAATTTAGTACCTATGACTGCCTGGTTGAACTCTGGAAATTATAAAGGAACCGACGAAGGTAATCAGTCAGGCATGCTTTATTACGAGAATCGCTTGGATAACTGGCTGGTACTCCACCCTAACTATTGGTTAGATTATAAGGTAACAGCTATCTACAGTGGATACGAGTTGTTGCCTCGTCAGGTGGAACTTCAGTATGTTGGTATCGATAGTTCTGGAAATCTCTTGGAAATTAAACTTGGTGGAGATAAGGAGACTCTTGATAGTCAGGGAGTTACACATGTTGTCTTAGATAATCAATCACCAAATGCAGAAATCAATTATGCAGATGGGACAGCAACAAATACGGTAACTGAATTTACTGAAGCACCATCTGAGCCTAGTTCTGAGAGTTCACAGGTGACTGAACAACCAAGTTCTGAGCCAGATCCTGTGCAACCTACACAGGAAGAAAGTAGAACAGCTTATGTGGCGCGTCATGGAAGAGCAGATGTTTATTGGTATGACATCAATAGTATGCCTAGCAACACCAACAAAGCAAATGTAGTTACTATGACAGAAGCAGATGCCCTAGCCCAAGGCAAACGACACACGTCTAAAGAGTAA
- a CDS encoding membrane protein, whose protein sequence is MKLTIQRMARIAILSALAVGLRSAFIGLPNIQPITAMFFVSVLYLGLVDGFLIMALTMSISGFIFGFGPWVFNQILAFGILMALWSLIAPRLSLVWQIALVTILSFLYGVLLDYSYGLLFKSGLTFVVSGLLYDTYHAVSTLLFYPFIQSIFRRLLK, encoded by the coding sequence ATGAAACTAACGATTCAACGAATGGCTCGGATAGCCATTTTGTCAGCACTGGCAGTAGGATTGCGGTCAGCATTTATAGGATTGCCAAATATTCAGCCTATCACAGCTATGTTTTTTGTGTCTGTCCTTTATTTGGGGTTAGTAGATGGTTTCTTGATTATGGCTTTGACCATGTCAATCTCAGGATTCATCTTTGGGTTTGGTCCCTGGGTTTTTAATCAAATCTTGGCCTTCGGCATTTTGATGGCTCTTTGGAGCTTGATTGCACCTAGGTTATCACTTGTTTGGCAGATTGCTTTAGTAACTATTTTATCCTTTCTCTACGGAGTTCTCTTGGATTATAGTTATGGCCTCCTATTTAAGAGCGGTCTTACCTTTGTTGTTTCTGGACTTCTTTATGATACTTATCATGCAGTATCGACGCTTCTATTCTATCCATTTATTCAGTCTATTTTTAGGAGACTTTTGAAATGA
- the htpX gene encoding zinc metalloprotease HtpX — protein MLFDQIARNKRKTWLLLLVFFLLLGLVGYGVGYLWLGSGFGGLILALVIGFIYAVTMIFQSTNVVMAMNGAREVDEQTAPNLYHVVEDMAMVAQIPMPRVFIVDDPSMNAFATGSSPKNAAVAATTGLLTVMNREELEGVIGHEVSHIRNYDIRISTIAVALASAITMLSGMARNMMFWGGGRRRNDDDRNGSSGLEIILLIISLIAIILAPLAATLVQLAISRQREFLADASSVELTRNPQGMINALLKLDNSAPMQHHVDDASAALFINDPKKESGLQKLFYTHPPISERVERLKQM, from the coding sequence ATGTTATTTGATCAAATTGCTCGAAATAAGAGAAAGACTTGGCTTTTGCTCCTTGTCTTTTTCCTCTTGTTGGGCCTTGTTGGTTACGGTGTTGGCTATCTTTGGTTAGGTTCAGGCTTCGGTGGTCTGATTCTTGCTCTAGTTATCGGTTTTATCTATGCCGTTACCATGATTTTCCAATCAACTAATGTCGTTATGGCTATGAACGGTGCACGAGAGGTTGATGAACAAACCGCTCCGAACCTTTATCATGTTGTTGAGGATATGGCTATGGTGGCACAAATACCGATGCCACGTGTCTTTATTGTCGATGATCCTTCAATGAATGCTTTTGCTACGGGGTCTAGCCCTAAAAATGCGGCAGTAGCTGCTACGACAGGTCTTCTTACGGTTATGAATCGTGAGGAACTTGAAGGGGTTATTGGACATGAAGTGAGTCATATTCGTAACTATGACATCCGTATTTCGACCATTGCAGTTGCCTTGGCATCTGCCATCACCATGCTATCTGGTATGGCCCGCAATATGATGTTCTGGGGTGGAGGCCGTCGTCGTAATGATGATGATCGTAATGGAAGTAGTGGCTTGGAAATTATTCTTCTCATTATTTCTTTGATTGCCATTATTCTGGCGCCTTTGGCAGCTACCTTGGTTCAGTTGGCTATTTCACGCCAGCGTGAATTTTTAGCTGATGCTTCTAGCGTCGAATTGACACGTAACCCACAAGGTATGATTAACGCTCTGCTCAAACTTGATAATAGTGCGCCAATGCAACATCACGTGGATGATGCTAGCGCAGCCCTCTTTATCAATGACCCTAAAAAAGAATCTGGTTTACAGAAGCTCTTTTATACTCACCCACCAATTTCAGAACGGGTGGAACGCTTGAAACAAATGTAA
- a CDS encoding LemA family protein yields the protein MIWIIIAIIVVLVIFVIASYNGLVNSRMQTKEAWSQIDVQLKRRNDLLPNLIETVKGYAKYEGSTLEKVTELRNQVAAATSPAEAMRASDELTRQVSGIFAVAESYPDLKASANFSQLQEELTNTENKIAYSRQLYNSVTSNYNVKLETFPSNFIAKMFSFKAAEFLETPEEEKAVPKVDFSGLGN from the coding sequence ATGATTTGGATTATTATTGCCATTATTGTTGTTCTCGTGATTTTTGTTATTGCAAGTTATAACGGCTTGGTTAATAGCCGCATGCAAACCAAGGAGGCGTGGAGTCAAATTGATGTTCAATTGAAACGTCGTAATGACCTTCTTCCTAACTTGATTGAAACTGTTAAAGGGTATGCAAAATACGAAGGTTCAACGCTTGAAAAAGTAACAGAACTTCGTAATCAAGTAGCAGCTGCAACTTCACCTGCAGAAGCGATGCGTGCTAGTGATGAATTGACACGCCAGGTTTCTGGAATCTTTGCGGTTGCTGAAAGTTACCCTGACCTTAAGGCCAGTGCAAACTTCAGTCAGCTTCAAGAAGAGTTGACGAACACTGAAAACAAAATTGCCTATTCACGCCAACTTTATAACAGTGTAACAAGTAACTACAATGTGAAATTGGAAACATTCCCAAGCAATTTTATTGCCAAGATGTTTAGCTTTAAGGCTGCTGAATTCCTTGAAACACCAGAAGAAGAAAAAGCTGTGCCTAAGGTTGATTTCAGTGGACTAGGTAACTAA
- a CDS encoding Dps family protein, with protein sequence MTDSIKETIKETVNHQAETPTNTKTKAVLNQAVADLSVAASIVHQVHWYMRGPGFLYLHPKMDELMDSLNSHLDKISERLITIGGEPYSTLVEFSSNSGLTETTGTFDQPMSDRIQLLVDIYKYLSVLFQVGLDITDEEGDVPSNDIFTDAKSEIDKTIWMLTAELGQAPGLK encoded by the coding sequence ATGACAGATTCAATTAAAGAAACAATCAAGGAAACAGTTAACCATCAAGCAGAGACACCAACAAACACAAAAACCAAAGCAGTATTAAATCAAGCGGTTGCCGATTTGTCTGTAGCAGCTTCTATTGTGCATCAAGTTCATTGGTATATGCGTGGTCCTGGTTTCCTTTATCTTCACCCAAAAATGGATGAATTAATGGATAGTTTGAATTCCCATCTTGATAAGATTAGTGAGCGTTTGATTACCATTGGTGGTGAACCATACTCAACTTTGGTAGAGTTTTCATCTAATTCAGGTTTGACTGAAACTACTGGTACATTTGATCAACCAATGTCTGATCGAATTCAGCTATTGGTTGATATATACAAATACTTGTCTGTCTTGTTCCAAGTTGGCTTGGATATCACAGATGAAGAAGGAGATGTTCCTTCAAATGATATCTTTACGGATGCAAAATCAGAAATTGATAAGACGATCTGGATGTTGACTGCAGAACTTGGACAAGCACCAGGCTTGAAATAA
- a CDS encoding DUF4430 domain-containing protein has protein sequence MKKLLICLALAFSLVTLGACGKNESAKPTSSTNNHQSKGQGQVTLILKTEKESKKKSVEFKKGDTVLDVLKEIYPVQENDGFITEIDGISQDKEKGIYWMFDVNGKIGEKAANQLKVQDGDEIKFYQEKYN, from the coding sequence ATGAAAAAATTATTGATATGTTTAGCTCTTGCCTTTTCTCTTGTTACTTTAGGCGCTTGTGGAAAAAATGAGTCTGCTAAACCTACTAGTAGCACAAACAATCATCAGTCTAAGGGTCAAGGCCAGGTTACTTTGATTTTAAAAACTGAAAAGGAAAGTAAGAAAAAATCCGTAGAATTCAAAAAAGGTGATACGGTACTTGATGTTTTAAAAGAAATATATCCTGTTCAAGAAAATGATGGTTTTATTACTGAAATTGATGGAATTTCTCAAGACAAGGAGAAGGGGATTTATTGGATGTTTGATGTCAATGGAAAAATCGGTGAGAAAGCTGCTAATCAACTTAAAGTTCAAGATGGTGATGAAATCAAATTCTACCAAGAAAAGTATAATTAA